A single region of the Streptomyces sp. NBC_01262 genome encodes:
- the trpS gene encoding tryptophan--tRNA ligase, whose protein sequence is MAFDRPRVLSGIQPTAGSFHLGNYLGAVRQWVALQESHDAFYMVVDLHAITVPQDPAELRANTRLAAAQLLAAGLDPERCTLFVQSHVPEHAQLGWVMNCLTGFGEASRMTQFKDKSSKQGADRSTVGLFTYPILQVADILLYQANAVPVGEDQRQHIELTRDLAERFNGRFGETFTVPAPYIVKETAKIYDLQDPAAKMSKSAPSPKGLINLLDEPKASAKKIRSAVTDTDTVVRFDEKEKPGVSNLLTIYATLTGAGIPELEQKYEGKGYGALKTDLAEVYVDWVTPFRERTQEYLGDPETLDSVLAKGAEKARAVAAETLAAAYDRIGLLPAKH, encoded by the coding sequence ATGGCCTTCGATCGTCCCCGTGTGCTCTCCGGCATCCAGCCCACCGCAGGTTCGTTCCATCTCGGCAACTACCTGGGCGCGGTCCGGCAGTGGGTGGCGCTGCAGGAGTCCCACGACGCGTTTTACATGGTCGTGGACCTGCACGCGATCACCGTCCCGCAGGATCCGGCGGAGCTGCGCGCCAACACCCGGCTCGCCGCCGCCCAGCTCCTCGCCGCCGGGCTGGACCCGGAACGCTGCACGCTGTTCGTGCAGAGCCATGTGCCGGAGCACGCCCAGCTCGGCTGGGTGATGAACTGCCTCACCGGCTTCGGCGAGGCCTCCCGCATGACGCAGTTCAAGGACAAGTCCTCCAAGCAGGGCGCGGACCGGTCCACGGTCGGCCTCTTCACGTATCCGATCCTGCAGGTCGCCGACATCCTGCTCTACCAGGCGAACGCCGTCCCGGTCGGCGAGGACCAGCGCCAGCACATCGAGCTGACCCGCGACCTCGCCGAGCGCTTCAACGGCCGCTTCGGCGAGACCTTCACCGTCCCCGCTCCGTACATCGTCAAGGAGACGGCGAAGATCTACGACCTGCAGGACCCGGCCGCCAAGATGAGCAAGTCGGCGCCCTCGCCCAAGGGCCTGATCAACCTGCTCGACGAGCCGAAGGCCTCCGCGAAGAAGATCAGGAGCGCGGTCACCGACACCGACACCGTGGTCCGCTTCGACGAGAAGGAGAAGCCGGGCGTCAGCAACCTGCTCACCATCTACGCCACCCTCACCGGCGCCGGAATCCCGGAACTGGAACAGAAGTACGAGGGCAAGGGCTACGGTGCGCTGAAGACCGACCTCGCGGAGGTGTACGTGGACTGGGTCACACCCTTCCGCGAGCGCACCCAGGAGTACCTGGGCGACCCGGAGACACTGGACTCCGTGCTGGCCAAGGGCGCCGAGAAGGCCAGAGCGGTGGCCGCCGAGACGCTGGCCGCCGCCTACGACCGGATCGGCCTGCTGCCCGCCAAGCACTGA
- a CDS encoding D-alanyl-D-alanine carboxypeptidase family protein — translation MPMPSRAARRPALVLSALALACGTALTTAPAAYAKASPSPSATPTPPARMSTVGGALLGRSGTQASLQTGAPALPKKLTARSWIISDAESGEVLAAHNAHWRLAPASTLKMLFADTVLPKFASTQTHKVVTSDFDGIGAGSSLVGIKEGLTYTVKDLWLGVFLRSGNDAVHVLSAMNGGVDETVQEMQRKAEELQAGDTHIVSPDGYDMPGQTSSAYDLSLFARAGLQNADFREYCSTVRYDFPGEWKTTKKKGKTTKTRSTFEIQNTDRLLAGDYDIDAYQGLAGVKNGYTSKAGNTFTGVAQRGDRTLLVTVMHPDSGHDLVYKEAAALLDWGFKASASGKVTPVGSLVPSKSAQAAASASAGTSAAATATPSAAAAAASATADSSSGGMWTALGIAGGSMVVVGGITFLVRRRWPLPQGHQDPQEPRG, via the coding sequence GTGCCCATGCCTTCCCGCGCCGCGCGCCGCCCTGCCCTGGTCCTGTCCGCCCTCGCGCTCGCCTGTGGCACCGCCCTGACCACCGCGCCCGCCGCGTACGCGAAGGCGTCCCCGAGCCCGAGTGCGACCCCGACCCCGCCCGCGCGGATGTCGACCGTCGGCGGCGCCCTGCTCGGCAGAAGCGGCACTCAGGCGAGCCTGCAGACCGGCGCGCCCGCCCTCCCGAAGAAGCTCACGGCCCGGTCGTGGATCATCTCCGACGCCGAGAGCGGCGAAGTGCTCGCCGCGCACAACGCGCACTGGAGGCTGGCCCCCGCCAGCACCCTCAAGATGCTCTTCGCGGACACCGTCCTGCCGAAGTTCGCCAGCACGCAGACGCACAAGGTCGTCACGTCCGACTTCGACGGGATAGGGGCGGGCAGCAGCCTCGTCGGCATCAAGGAAGGCCTCACCTACACCGTCAAGGACCTCTGGCTCGGGGTCTTCCTGCGCTCCGGCAACGACGCGGTCCACGTGCTGTCCGCCATGAACGGCGGCGTCGACGAGACCGTGCAGGAGATGCAGCGCAAGGCCGAGGAGCTCCAGGCGGGCGACACCCACATCGTCTCCCCCGACGGCTACGACATGCCGGGCCAGACCTCGTCCGCGTACGACCTCTCGCTCTTCGCGCGTGCGGGCCTGCAGAACGCGGACTTCCGCGAGTACTGCTCGACCGTGCGCTACGACTTCCCCGGTGAGTGGAAGACGACCAAGAAGAAGGGGAAGACGACGAAGACGCGGTCGACCTTCGAGATACAGAACACCGACCGCCTGCTCGCCGGTGACTACGACATCGACGCCTACCAGGGCCTCGCCGGTGTCAAGAACGGCTACACCAGCAAGGCCGGCAACACCTTCACCGGCGTCGCCCAGCGCGGCGACCGCACTCTCCTGGTCACCGTCATGCACCCGGACTCCGGCCACGACCTGGTCTACAAGGAAGCCGCCGCCCTCCTCGACTGGGGCTTCAAGGCGTCCGCCTCCGGCAAGGTCACCCCGGTCGGCAGCCTCGTCCCGTCCAAGTCCGCCCAGGCCGCGGCCTCCGCCTCGGCGGGCACCTCCGCCGCGGCGACCGCCACCCCCTCGGCCGCCGCGGCCGCCGCCTCCGCCACCGCCGACTCCAGCAGCGGCGGCATGTGGACCGCCCTGGGGATCGCGGGCGGGTCGATGGTCGTGGTCGGCGGCATCACCTTCCTGGTGCGGCGGCGCTGGCCGCTTCCCCAGGGCCACCAGGACCCCCAGGAGCCCCGGGGCTGA
- a CDS encoding helix-turn-helix domain-containing protein, translating to MSENARRLAIQLRRMKDRSGLGVPTIAARTAQSTQAWEQYLNGAKVPPRDAVEALGQLCGADYDRLGALWELAERGGGTHVPDPDPLDPLSPAEGLPRAPRWSRFRPLFVTVTGLALGGVLGLLILAGMTGDAGGGKRADGGGTETTAPPASSSSSSSSAWPGTQHPRTLPAATARTASGAAQAMDPDAAATASVGASGSAAPPATASATTSATAGPTSSASASASASGSASASASATSSGGLCLGVLILNVCIGG from the coding sequence ATGAGCGAGAACGCGCGCCGGCTGGCCATCCAACTGCGCAGGATGAAGGACCGCAGCGGCCTGGGCGTACCGACGATCGCCGCGCGCACCGCGCAGAGCACGCAGGCCTGGGAGCAGTACCTCAACGGTGCCAAGGTCCCGCCGCGCGACGCCGTCGAGGCGCTCGGGCAGCTCTGCGGCGCCGACTACGACCGCCTCGGCGCCCTGTGGGAACTGGCCGAGCGCGGCGGCGGCACCCATGTGCCCGACCCGGACCCGCTGGACCCCCTCTCGCCCGCCGAAGGGCTTCCCCGGGCGCCCCGGTGGAGCCGCTTCAGGCCGCTGTTCGTCACCGTCACCGGGCTGGCGCTCGGCGGCGTACTGGGGCTGCTCATCCTCGCCGGGATGACCGGCGACGCGGGCGGCGGCAAGCGCGCCGACGGCGGCGGCACCGAGACCACCGCTCCCCCCGCCTCCTCCTCCTCCTCCTCCTCCTCCGCATGGCCCGGCACGCAGCACCCCCGTACCCTCCCGGCAGCCACGGCCCGTACGGCGTCCGGCGCCGCGCAGGCCATGGACCCCGACGCCGCCGCCACGGCCTCCGTGGGCGCCTCCGGCTCCGCCGCGCCGCCCGCCACGGCCTCCGCGACCACCTCGGCCACCGCGGGCCCGACGTCCTCGGCGTCCGCCTCGGCCTCGGCCTCCGGCTCCGCTTCGGCCTCCGCCTCCGCCACGTCGAGCGGCGGGCTGTGCCTGGGCGTGCTCATCCTCAACGTCTGCATAGGCGGCTAG
- a CDS encoding XRE family transcriptional regulator: protein MARWRALGDDLDPQVREFAALMRRRIERSGVSIATLADATGYSRSSWERYLNGRLLPPKYAVVALAEVTGTEPGHLTTMWELTERAWTRAEGRHDTTIQSHLVAEARAALGEFGPAPDLGRPARAPSGRGRRALLFVAGVLAVVLAVVGGTLLLGDRGSSPQRAAGGSSSPSPSSSSPSLQAQGDLPSGVKCGGARCTGQDPEAMGCGGKYARTAAATWVGGTYVEMRYSRTCGAVWARISAAASGDTVTVTDGAATQRTVIGQDTAAYTPMLAVSAPGRAKACATLATGAQGCTPPGT, encoded by the coding sequence ATGGCCCGTTGGCGGGCGCTCGGGGATGATCTGGACCCGCAGGTCAGGGAGTTCGCCGCCCTGATGCGGCGGCGGATCGAGCGCAGTGGGGTGAGCATCGCGACGCTCGCCGACGCGACCGGCTACAGCCGCAGTTCCTGGGAGCGCTATCTCAACGGCAGGCTCCTGCCGCCCAAGTACGCTGTCGTAGCGCTCGCCGAGGTCACCGGCACCGAGCCCGGCCACCTCACCACGATGTGGGAGCTCACCGAGCGCGCCTGGACCCGCGCCGAGGGCCGCCACGACACCACGATCCAGTCCCACCTCGTCGCCGAAGCACGCGCCGCGCTGGGCGAGTTCGGCCCGGCGCCGGATCTCGGCCGCCCCGCTCGGGCGCCCTCCGGCCGTGGCCGCCGGGCCCTGCTCTTCGTCGCAGGCGTGCTGGCCGTCGTACTCGCCGTCGTCGGCGGCACGCTGCTGCTCGGCGACCGCGGCTCGTCCCCCCAGCGGGCCGCAGGCGGGTCCTCCTCGCCCTCGCCTTCCTCCTCCTCGCCGTCCCTCCAGGCCCAGGGCGACCTCCCGTCCGGCGTGAAGTGCGGCGGCGCCCGCTGCACCGGTCAGGACCCCGAAGCCATGGGCTGCGGCGGCAAGTACGCGCGTACGGCCGCCGCCACGTGGGTCGGCGGCACGTACGTCGAAATGCGCTACAGCCGCACCTGCGGCGCGGTCTGGGCCCGTATCTCCGCCGCCGCCTCCGGCGACACGGTCACCGTCACCGACGGCGCCGCGACCCAGCGGACCGTCATCGGCCAGGACACGGCCGCCTACACCCCGATGCTCGCCGTCTCCGCGCCGGGCCGGGCGAAGGCCTGTGCCACGCTGGCCACGGGGGCGCAGGGCTGTACGCCGCCGGGTACGTGA
- a CDS encoding response regulator transcription factor has translation MTRVLVVDDQFLIRAGLAGLLRAAPGIEVVGEAADGAEAVEQAAATRPDVVLMDIRMPGISGITATERILAGADCADGGAPPRILVLTTFDLDEYVYAALRAGASGFLLKDAGPERLLTAVAAVAAGDTLFAPSVTRRLIEAFAPRPEPAPAGEPPTDLGVLTAREVEVLRLIAKGLSNQEIADRLFISEATVKTHLNRTMSKLGLGSRAQAVVLAYESGLVTPGRPGRPGLSG, from the coding sequence ATGACGAGGGTGCTTGTCGTCGACGACCAGTTCCTGATCCGGGCCGGCCTCGCGGGGCTGCTGCGCGCCGCGCCCGGCATCGAGGTCGTCGGCGAGGCGGCGGACGGCGCGGAGGCGGTCGAGCAGGCGGCGGCGACCCGGCCCGACGTGGTCCTGATGGACATCCGCATGCCCGGCATCAGCGGCATCACCGCCACCGAGCGGATCCTCGCCGGGGCGGACTGCGCGGACGGCGGGGCGCCGCCCCGGATCCTGGTGCTGACCACCTTCGACCTGGACGAGTACGTCTACGCCGCGCTGCGCGCGGGCGCCTCGGGCTTCCTGCTCAAGGACGCCGGGCCCGAACGGCTGCTCACCGCCGTGGCGGCGGTCGCCGCCGGCGACACCCTCTTCGCGCCCAGCGTGACGCGGCGGCTCATCGAGGCGTTCGCCCCCCGGCCGGAGCCCGCTCCCGCCGGGGAGCCGCCCACCGATCTCGGGGTGCTGACCGCCCGCGAGGTGGAGGTGCTCCGGCTGATCGCCAAGGGGCTGTCCAACCAGGAGATCGCCGACCGTCTGTTCATCAGCGAGGCCACCGTCAAGACGCATCTGAACCGCACCATGTCCAAGCTCGGCCTCGGCAGCCGCGCCCAGGCGGTGGTACTGGCGTACGAGTCCGGGCTGGTGACTCCGGGCCGACCCGGCCGTCCGGGCCTCTCCGGCTGA
- a CDS encoding 2'-5' RNA ligase family protein, translated as MGNRTIGVSIAVPEPYGSLLQQRRAGFGDPLAHCIPTHVTLLPPTEVASESLPEFREHLAAVAAAGRAFRMRLDGTATFRPLSPVVYVELAEGGRECAELQEQVRSGSVRRELLFPYHPHVTVAHGISEEAMDLAQLHLADFAATWIAGGFALYEQDDDGVWRKLCDYAFGSPAPAGGARPVVPHQQGAGALDAAAP; from the coding sequence GTGGGGAACCGCACGATCGGCGTGTCGATCGCGGTCCCGGAGCCTTACGGCAGCCTGCTCCAGCAGCGGCGCGCCGGCTTCGGCGATCCGCTGGCCCACTGCATCCCTACTCATGTGACGCTGTTGCCCCCCACGGAGGTTGCCTCCGAATCGCTGCCGGAATTCCGCGAGCACCTCGCCGCCGTGGCCGCCGCCGGCCGTGCCTTCCGGATGCGCCTGGACGGCACCGCGACCTTCCGGCCGCTGTCCCCGGTGGTCTACGTCGAGCTGGCCGAGGGCGGGCGCGAGTGCGCCGAGCTCCAGGAGCAGGTCCGCTCCGGCAGCGTCCGGCGCGAGCTGCTGTTCCCGTACCACCCGCATGTCACCGTCGCCCACGGCATCTCCGAGGAGGCGATGGACCTGGCCCAGCTGCACCTGGCCGACTTCGCCGCCACCTGGATCGCGGGCGGCTTCGCCCTCTACGAGCAGGACGACGACGGCGTCTGGCGCAAGCTGTGCGACTACGCCTTCGGGTCGCCCGCGCCCGCCGGTGGCGCCCGCCCGGTCGTGCCGCACCAGCAGGGTGCGGGCGCGCTGGACGCCGCCGCGCCGTAA
- the rocD gene encoding ornithine--oxo-acid transaminase, whose product MTTADRHIAAAEAHSAHNYHPLPVVVASADGAWMTDVEGRRYLDMLAGYSALNFGHRNRRLIDAAKAQLDRVTLTSRAFHHDRFAEFCTELAALCGMEMVLPMNTGAEAVETAVKTARKWGYRVKGVPDGQARIVVAADNFHGRTTTIISFSTDPEARADFGPYTPGFEIVPYGDLAAMEAAVDDRTVAVLIEPIQGEAGVLVPPPGYLAGVRALTARRGVLFIADEIQSGLGRTGRTFACEHEGVVPDMYVLGKALGGGVVPVSAVVSSAEVLGVYRPGEHGSTFGGNPLACAVALEVIAMLRTGEYQQRATELGDHLHHELGLLTGSGAVTAVRGRGLWAGVDIAPGHGTGREVSEQLMERRVLVKDTHGSTIRIAPPLVISKDDLDWGLDQLRAVLAS is encoded by the coding sequence GTGACGACCGCCGACCGGCATATCGCCGCAGCAGAAGCGCACAGCGCGCACAACTACCACCCGCTCCCGGTCGTCGTCGCCTCCGCCGACGGGGCGTGGATGACGGACGTCGAGGGCCGCCGGTACCTCGACATGCTCGCCGGGTACTCGGCGCTCAACTTCGGCCACCGCAACCGGCGGCTGATCGACGCCGCGAAGGCCCAGCTCGACCGGGTCACGCTGACCTCGCGGGCCTTCCACCACGACCGCTTCGCGGAGTTCTGCACGGAGCTGGCCGCGCTCTGCGGCATGGAGATGGTGCTGCCCATGAACACCGGGGCGGAGGCCGTGGAGACCGCCGTGAAGACGGCCCGCAAATGGGGCTACCGGGTCAAGGGCGTGCCCGACGGCCAGGCGAGGATCGTCGTGGCCGCCGACAACTTCCACGGCCGGACGACCACGATCATCAGCTTCTCCACCGACCCCGAGGCACGCGCGGACTTCGGCCCGTACACCCCCGGGTTCGAGATCGTCCCGTACGGGGACCTCGCGGCCATGGAGGCCGCGGTCGACGACCGCACCGTGGCCGTCCTCATCGAGCCCATCCAGGGCGAGGCCGGCGTCCTCGTCCCCCCGCCCGGCTACCTGGCGGGGGTCAGGGCGCTCACCGCGCGGCGCGGCGTGCTCTTCATCGCGGACGAGATCCAGTCCGGGCTCGGCCGCACCGGACGGACCTTCGCGTGCGAGCACGAGGGCGTGGTCCCGGACATGTACGTGCTGGGCAAGGCCCTGGGCGGCGGCGTCGTACCGGTGTCGGCCGTCGTCTCCTCGGCCGAGGTGCTGGGCGTCTACCGGCCCGGCGAGCACGGTTCCACGTTCGGCGGGAATCCGCTGGCCTGCGCCGTTGCGCTGGAGGTCATCGCCATGCTGCGCACCGGCGAGTACCAGCAGCGCGCGACCGAGCTCGGCGACCACCTCCACCACGAACTGGGCCTGCTCACCGGCAGCGGCGCCGTCACCGCCGTGCGCGGGCGCGGCCTGTGGGCCGGGGTCGACATCGCCCCCGGCCACGGCACCGGGCGCGAGGTGTCCGAACAGCTGATGGAGCGGCGGGTCCTGGTCAAGGACACGCACGGCTCGACGATCCGCATCGCGCCGCCGCTCGTGATCTCCAAGGACGACCTGGACTGGGGGCTCGACCAGCTACGGGCGGTACTCGCGAGCTAG
- a CDS encoding YihY/virulence factor BrkB family protein: MDWLTRLPVIGPWLARLMRTHAWRAYEHLESVHWTRLAAAITFTSFVALFPLLTVGAAVAAALLSPAQIEDLEDKLAEQVPGIADQLDISGLVANAGTVGVIAGALLLVTGIGWVGSLRDCLRAVWAKDDDPGNPVKRKLADAGVLIGLGGVALLSAGCSAFATAAVGRAADHIGLAHHGPGRFLLTVAGFCIAVLVNLVIMAYMLTWLPRVTPERRAVLVAGLIGAVGFELLKALLSGYMQGVATRSLYGAFGVPIALLLWMNFIAKLLLYCAAWTATQHVGGIPSYEQQRERRRARDAGEVSPGAPGGPGGPGEAASAAAPGR, from the coding sequence ATGGACTGGCTGACTCGGCTCCCGGTGATCGGCCCCTGGCTGGCCCGGCTGATGCGCACCCACGCCTGGCGCGCGTACGAGCACCTGGAGAGCGTGCACTGGACGCGGCTGGCGGCCGCGATCACCTTCACCAGCTTCGTGGCGCTGTTCCCGCTGCTCACGGTCGGTGCGGCCGTCGCCGCCGCGCTGCTGTCCCCGGCGCAGATCGAGGACCTGGAGGACAAGCTCGCCGAGCAGGTCCCCGGCATCGCCGACCAGCTCGACATCAGCGGCCTCGTCGCCAACGCCGGCACGGTCGGTGTCATCGCCGGTGCGCTGCTCCTGGTCACCGGCATCGGCTGGGTCGGCTCGCTGCGGGACTGCCTGCGCGCGGTTTGGGCCAAGGACGACGACCCCGGCAATCCCGTCAAGCGCAAGCTGGCCGACGCCGGGGTCCTCATCGGCCTCGGCGGTGTGGCCCTGCTGTCGGCCGGCTGCTCCGCCTTCGCCACGGCGGCGGTCGGCCGGGCGGCCGACCACATCGGTCTTGCGCATCACGGCCCCGGCCGGTTCCTGCTCACCGTCGCCGGGTTCTGCATCGCGGTGCTCGTCAACCTGGTGATCATGGCGTACATGCTGACCTGGCTGCCCCGCGTCACCCCCGAGCGCCGGGCCGTCCTGGTCGCCGGGCTCATCGGCGCCGTCGGTTTCGAGCTGCTGAAGGCCCTGCTCAGCGGCTATATGCAGGGCGTCGCCACCAGGAGCCTGTACGGCGCCTTCGGGGTGCCCATCGCGCTGCTGCTGTGGATGAACTTCATCGCGAAGCTGCTGCTGTACTGCGCCGCCTGGACGGCGACACAGCACGTCGGCGGCATCCCGTCGTACGAGCAGCAGCGCGAGCGCCGCCGTGCGCGGGACGCGGGGGAGGTCAGCCCCGGGGCTCCTGGGGGTCCTGGTGGCCCTGGGGAAGCGGCCAGCGCCGCCGCACCAGGAAGGTGA
- a CDS encoding glycine hydroxymethyltransferase: MPTNAPTPTPTSETVAYRNALDVIRAVEPRVADAIGQELEDQRASLKLIASENYASPATLLAMGNWFSDKYAEGTVGRRFYAGCRNVDTVESLAAEHAKALFGAEHAYVQPHSGIDANLVAFWAVLSQRVESPALKRAGVRQVNEMSERDWAQLRAEFNNQRMLGMSLDAGGHLTHGFRPNISGKMFDQRSYGTDPATGLIDYDALRAQAREFRPLIIVAGYSAYPRLVNFRIMREIADEVDATLMVDMAHFAGLVAGKVLTGDFDPVPHAQIVTSTTHKSLRGPRGGLVLCQEELAEHVDRGCPMVLGGPLPHVMAAKAVALAEARQPDFQDYARRIVANANALAEGLLTRGAKLVTGGTDNHLVLADVAASYGLTGRQAETALLDSGIVTNRNSVPQDPNGAWYTSGIRIGTPALTTRGLGTAEMDEIAGLIDTVLAATTPATAASGKPSKAQHVLDPAVAEQIAKRAADLLSGFPLYPGIDLS, encoded by the coding sequence ATGCCCACGAACGCGCCCACACCCACGCCCACGAGCGAAACCGTCGCCTACCGCAACGCCCTGGACGTGATCCGGGCCGTCGAGCCCCGGGTGGCGGACGCCATCGGCCAGGAGCTCGAGGACCAGCGGGCCTCCCTGAAGCTGATCGCCAGCGAGAACTACGCCTCCCCGGCGACGCTGCTGGCCATGGGCAACTGGTTCAGCGACAAGTACGCCGAGGGCACCGTCGGCCGTCGCTTCTACGCCGGCTGCCGCAATGTCGACACCGTCGAGTCGCTCGCCGCCGAGCACGCCAAGGCCCTGTTCGGGGCCGAACACGCCTACGTACAGCCGCACTCCGGCATCGACGCCAACCTGGTGGCCTTCTGGGCCGTGCTCTCCCAGCGGGTGGAGAGCCCGGCCCTCAAGCGCGCCGGGGTCCGGCAGGTCAACGAGATGAGCGAGCGGGACTGGGCGCAGCTGCGCGCCGAGTTCAACAACCAGCGGATGCTGGGCATGTCGCTGGACGCGGGCGGTCACCTCACCCACGGCTTCCGGCCCAACATCTCGGGCAAGATGTTCGACCAGCGCAGCTACGGCACCGACCCGGCGACCGGCCTCATCGACTACGACGCGCTGCGCGCGCAGGCCCGTGAGTTCCGTCCCCTCATCATCGTGGCCGGGTACTCCGCCTACCCCCGCCTGGTCAACTTCCGCATCATGCGCGAGATCGCCGACGAGGTGGACGCCACCCTCATGGTCGACATGGCGCACTTCGCGGGCCTGGTCGCCGGCAAGGTCCTCACCGGCGACTTCGACCCGGTGCCGCACGCCCAGATCGTCACCAGCACCACCCACAAGTCGCTGCGCGGTCCGCGTGGCGGGCTCGTCCTGTGCCAGGAGGAGCTGGCCGAGCACGTGGACCGGGGCTGCCCCATGGTGCTCGGCGGTCCCCTGCCGCACGTCATGGCCGCCAAGGCCGTGGCCCTCGCCGAGGCCCGGCAGCCGGACTTCCAGGACTACGCCCGGCGCATCGTCGCCAACGCGAACGCCCTCGCCGAGGGCCTGCTGACCCGTGGCGCCAAGCTGGTCACCGGCGGCACCGACAACCACCTGGTCCTCGCCGATGTCGCCGCCTCGTACGGCCTCACCGGCCGGCAGGCCGAGACCGCGCTCCTGGACTCCGGCATCGTCACCAACCGCAACTCCGTCCCCCAGGACCCCAACGGCGCCTGGTACACCTCCGGTATCCGCATCGGCACGCCCGCCCTCACCACGCGCGGCCTCGGGACCGCCGAGATGGACGAGATCGCCGGCCTCATCGACACCGTCCTCGCCGCCACCACCCCCGCCACGGCCGCCAGCGGCAAGCCGTCCAAGGCCCAGCACGTGCTGGACCCGGCCGTCGCCGAACAGATCGCCAAGCGCGCCGCCGACCTGCTGTCCGGCTTCCCGCTCTACCCGGGCATCGACCTGAGCTGA
- a CDS encoding malate dehydrogenase yields MTRTPVNVTVTGAAGQIGYALLFRIASGHLLGADVPVKLRLLEITPALKAAEGTAMELDDCAFPLLQGIDISDDPNVAFDGANVALLVGARPRTAGMERGDLLSANGGIFGPQGKAINDNAADDIRVLVVGNPANTNALIAQASAPDVPAERFTAMTRLDHNRAISQLSKKTGVPVSEIRRLTIWGNHSATQYPDIFHAEVAGKNAAEVVNDEKWLAEDFIPTVAKRGAAIIAARGASSAASAANAAIDHVFTWTNGTADGDWTSAGVVSDGSYGVPEGLISSFPVTAKDGKFEIVQGLDVNDFSRARIDASVQELEEERAAVRELGLI; encoded by the coding sequence ATGACTCGCACCCCCGTCAACGTCACCGTCACCGGAGCGGCAGGCCAGATCGGCTACGCGCTGCTCTTCCGTATCGCTTCGGGCCACCTCCTCGGCGCGGACGTGCCGGTGAAGCTCCGTCTTCTGGAGATCACCCCGGCCCTCAAGGCCGCCGAGGGCACCGCGATGGAGCTGGACGACTGCGCGTTCCCGCTGCTCCAGGGCATCGACATCAGCGACGACCCGAACGTGGCCTTCGACGGCGCGAACGTGGCCCTCCTCGTAGGCGCCCGCCCGCGCACCGCCGGCATGGAGCGCGGCGACCTGCTGTCGGCCAACGGCGGCATCTTCGGCCCGCAGGGCAAGGCCATCAACGACAACGCGGCGGACGACATCCGCGTGCTGGTCGTCGGCAACCCGGCCAACACCAACGCGCTGATCGCGCAGGCCTCGGCCCCCGACGTGCCGGCCGAGCGCTTCACCGCGATGACCCGCCTGGACCACAACCGCGCGATCTCGCAGCTCTCGAAGAAGACCGGCGTGCCGGTGAGCGAGATCCGCCGCCTCACCATCTGGGGCAACCACTCCGCGACGCAGTACCCCGACATCTTCCACGCCGAGGTCGCCGGCAAGAACGCCGCCGAGGTCGTCAACGACGAGAAGTGGCTCGCCGAGGACTTCATCCCGACCGTCGCCAAGCGCGGCGCCGCGATCATCGCCGCCCGTGGCGCCTCCTCGGCCGCCTCCGCCGCCAACGCCGCCATCGACCACGTCTTCACCTGGACCAACGGCACCGCCGACGGCGACTGGACCTCCGCCGGCGTCGTCTCCGACGGCTCCTACGGCGTCCCGGAGGGCCTCATCTCCTCCTTCCCCGTCACCGCCAAGGACGGCAAGTTCGAGATCGTCCAGGGCCTGGACGTCAACGACTTCTCCCGCGCCCGCATCGACGCCTCCGTCCAGGAGCTCGAAGAGGAGCGCGCGGCGGTCCGCGAGCTCGGCCTGATCTGA